The Spirochaetae bacterium HGW-Spirochaetae-1 genome has a segment encoding these proteins:
- the speD gene encoding adenosylmethionine decarboxylase, which yields MNSSLSRDQSILGSHYIAEYHDCNTTFLDTREHLETIMMEAAGLSGATIIQPFFHSFSPQGVSGVIVIAESHFSIHTWPEYGYAAVDLFSCGFFDFTRAFRHIKEGLEAGNMSLSVVERGLLRGGATVPDRLVLREIV from the coding sequence ATGAACAGTTCGTTGAGCCGGGATCAAAGCATATTGGGGTCTCACTATATTGCAGAATATCACGACTGCAACACCACTTTTCTCGATACCCGGGAGCACCTTGAAACAATTATGATGGAGGCGGCGGGCCTTTCCGGCGCCACCATCATACAGCCTTTTTTTCATTCCTTTTCTCCCCAGGGGGTGAGCGGCGTCATCGTCATTGCCGAATCGCATTTTTCCATACACACATGGCCGGAATATGGGTATGCCGCCGTTGATCTTTTCAGCTGCGGCTTCTTTGATTTTACCAGGGCCTTCCGCCATATAAAGGAAGGCCTTGAGGCCGGGAATATGTCACTGTCCGTTGTTGAACGGGGATTGCTTCGGGGAGGAGCTACCGTTCCGGATCGCCTTGTACTGAGGGAGATAGTTTAG